GGGGGAGGTTACACCCGCTCGGTAACCGGTGATTTGGATCTGGACTCGATCTATTTCCAGGGCCTTCGGGCTAAAACCGAGAAAAAGGAACTCAAGGGCGGAAAAGTTCGCGTATATGAAGAACGATTCCACCTGTTCGCGGTCCTGGCGTTGGCATTTCTGCTGACGGAAGGCCTCGTTCGGGAGAGGACACCCGCATAATGATACTTCGGTGCGTCAACATTCACAGGTGGGCATGGGTCGTGCCGGCGGCATTCTTGGTTTTGTTGAGTTCCATCACGGCCGCGCGTGCGGATGAAACCGGGGAAGATTTGTACCGGCAGGCGCGATACGCCGAAGCGGAAAAGCAATTCTTGAAGCAGGATATGGACCATCCCCTCGATGCCCGCTTTCGGTATAACCGTGGATGTGCGGCATACGGCAGCGAAGATTACCAGGCCGCATCCGCGGCTTTTCAAAGCGTTCTGGCCCGGTCGGAAGATCCTGACATGAAACGTCGAAGCATCTACAATCTCGGAAACGCGGCCTTCAAGTCCGGGCAGTTCGACAAGGCCGCCGCTGCGTACAAAAGCGCCCTGGCTCTCAATCCTGACGATCCGGACGCCAGACACAATCTGGAACTGGCCTTGCGCAGGATCCGGGAGGCGCAACAGCAGCGGGAGCAGCAGAACTATTCCGGACAGCAAGACGATTCCGGGCAACAGGATTCCCAAGACACGTCCGAAGCCTCGAAACCCGAGGACAGCCAACAGGAGAATCAGGGCGGAGATACGGAACGGAAACCCGACCAACAAAAGGACGCGAACTCGAAGGAGTCCGGGGAACAAGAGGCCGACAGCAAATCACAGAAGGAAAACAAGCCTTCGCAAAAGGCGGAAACGGCCGAAAACAAAAGCCCCTCACAGCAGGAAGAAGCCGACCGGACAGATGAGGCCGCGTCGGAAAGGGCTCAGGAAAAGCAGAAGGAACCAAAGGCGGGGGTTCCAATGGATGCCAACATGGCCGAGGCTCTTTTGGACAATGTCGAGGAAAATCGAAAACCGTATTATCTGTTTCAGGCTCAAGGAGCGGCCACCCGTTCCGGAAAAGACTGGTAGGATCGTCCGCGGAGTGGACTATTTTGTACATACCATCGCCGTTCCGACTTCGCGGAACGCGAAATATTGAGACCGTCCTGAAAGCTTCAAAGCAGGAGGTACTCGGATTTAGAGCTATGGCGCCCGGGAAAAAAGTCATCATATCGTTCTTCTCTTTCGTGCTGTTCTGCTCCTGGATCGCCGTTGCGCGGGCCGAAATCGGAGTCGAGATCGAACTGGATCGAACGAACGCTTCAATTTCGGATCCGGTGACGCTTCGGGTGAGCGTGTTCGGTGCACAAGGCGCGTCAACTCCCCGAATACAGGGTACGGAGGCCTTTAGGATGACTCGGGGCGGAACTTCGACGCGAATGGAAATCGTGAACGGAGTGATGAGCGCGGGTGTGGACTACACCTATCAACTGCAGCCGCTGAAAAAAGGATCCTATGTCATCGGTCCGGCCACGGTCGAAGCGGGTGGGCGGACTTATTCCAGCAATCAAGTAACCCTGCGCGTGTCGGAGGAGCCGGCTCAAGAGGCCTCACCCTCGAACCCCGTATTTCTGAAAGCGTCCTTGCCCAAGAAAGACGTCTACCAGGAAGAGGCCGCCGTGCTCACGCTCAAACTCTTCTACAATGTTCAAATTTCCAATCTCAGCCTCGATAAACTGGAGGCGCCCGGAATCGAATTCGCTCAGATCGGAAAAGGCGCCGAGTATCAATCCATCATCTCGGGTCGGCCTTTCCAGGTGGTCGAAGTCCGCTACCTCTTGTCTGCGACCAAGCCGGGAATATACGCCATTCCGCCGGCCATCATGCAAATGAGCGTTTACCAGGAGAGACGCCGTTCCGGATTGTTTGGCGATTTCTTTTTAGGTTTAACGCCTTCCAGACCTCTGACCGTGTCTTCCAACGGATTGGAATTGACCGTCCGAGAGCTTCCCTCGGAAGGAAGACCGGCGGATTTCAGCGGATTGGTGGGCTCGTTCAGGTTCGAAACAAGTCTGGATCCGACGGAAGTAACAGCCGGAGATTCGGCTACCTTTACGGCCGTGCTTTCCGGAACAGGCAACGTGCGACGCATCCCCGAGTTGCGACTTCAGGAACCGGAGGGCGTCAAGACCTATGCGGATCAGCCCAGCCTTGATATAAGGCCGGAAAACGACGGGTACTTCGGTAGGAAGACCATGAAGTGGGCGCTGGTGCCCAAGAACGCGGGGACACACACGATTCCTCCCATATCCGTGAGCTACTTCGATCCGGCCGACGGAACCTACAAGCGCCTGTCTGGAAATCCGTTGGTGCTGAGGGCGAAACCGGGAAACGCCGCCGCGCAACCGGAAGGATGGCTGTCACCGGCGGCATCGGAAAGGGAAGCGGGGTCACAAAAGAAGGAGGTCGAACTTCTCGGCGAGGACATCCTCCCCATCCATCGGTCCGTGGCAGGATTGAATCCGCCGGGCATGAATCCGATTCTGCTTTGGACGGTGTTCCTGTTCCCCCCTCTTGTATTCGCCGGCGCCGTAGCTTCTCGCACGCTACTGCGAAGAAATCGAAGTAAAGCGCACGTGCTTCTCGCCCGAAAAGCGGCGGGCGGATTCATCGGTCACTGCAATAGCGAGGGGTGCGACGCCGCATCCTTACTGAACGCATGGAGGCGTTTTCTTTCCGAACGACTGACCCTTCCGGGAGGATATTTCGGCCCGGCGGAATGCGAAGCGCTGCTCATCCGGGAAGGTCTGGATGAAAAAGTGGCCGAGCACGTTCGGAATCTGATGGAGCAGTTGGAACACACCGTTTTCTCGCCGGGGAGTCGAGAAGCCCGGTCACGTCTGAAGCAGGAATGGATTCATGCGGTCAAGAAAGTGGACAAGGGGCTGAAATGAAACGGAACGCGCTCGTCATGGTCGTGATGATGCTTCTCCTCGTGGGTGCGGCCCTGGTTTCAGCGGAGCCGGTTCATGACCGAGAAGCCCTTTTTTTCAGAGCCAATGAGGCTTACGGGGCGGGACGTTTTCAGGAAGCGGCCCGGGCCTACGAGCAACTGATCGGTTCCGGCCCCGCAGGGGGGGACGTTTATTACAACTTGGGGAATTGCTACGTCAAGCTGCATCGCCTTGGAATGGCTTTGCTCAACTACGAACGCGCCCGGATCTTGATCCCCCGAGACGCGGATCTGGCTTACAATTCGAGCTACGCCATCAAACAGACTCTGGACAGGATTACGCCCGAACGGCATTCTCTAGACAATGCGTTCTTTTGGACCGATTCCCTGACACGGCCGGAAGCCGGAATGGTTTTCGCCGTGATCAACATCCTGCTCTGGACTCTGCTCCTGGTGCGCCTTTGGCGGCGCTCCGAATGGTCGTTCTATGCGCTGCTTGTCTGTACGGCCGTCTGGTTTGTGTCCGGGTCGGCGCTGGGGTGGAAATGGTATGGCCTGGCCCACGATTCCAAGGCCGTCGTGATTGTAGATGAAGCTCAGGTGCTGGCCGGTCCGGACTCGCAGGATACGCTGCTGTTCAAGCTTCATGACGGCGCTATGGCGATTCGGGAGCGCCGGGAGCCGGGGTGGGAGCTCATTCGGGTATCCAAAGACAAACGGGGCTGGATCCGGCAGGATCAGTTGAGAGCGGTAAGGCGGACCGGCGAATCGTCGGAGGACGGATGGAAAAGCCTCGCCGGAACCGAACGTTAGGTCCACGCCGGCACATGGAGGGCCGGGGGCTTCACGTTCATCTCACCCCTGACCGTCGAAACGCTCTCCTCCCACCGGGTAACAGGGATCGTCCGAGATGATTCCGCCTTCGAAAACAAATGGGCCGGGCTGCACAACTGGTCCTGCGCGGCTACCTGTTGTCCTCGAGGACCCGTTTTTTCTCCTCGAACTCCTCCTTATCGATCTCGCCCCGAGCATAGCGTTCTTTGAGAATGTCCATGGCGGAGGGGCGGTGAGGCAGGTCCGGGCTCCCCTTCTGGGATGTTTGAATCCACTTCTTGACGAGAAAGAACACGACGGCAAAAAGCCCAATCCAGAGGGCAAACATCAGAATAGAACCAAACCAGCCCATGTTCCAGGGCATCATGTAAGGTCCGCCCTGCCACCCGTCGTCGTACATGCGCCGCTGAGCCGGCGCATCGACAGCGGGGACGAGGCACAATAGGGCCGCCAAACCCGCCGAACACGTCCTGCGATCCCACCACCTTCGACCTGCTTCCGAGGCTCCGTTCCGGTCTCGATTCCGGTTGTCCTCGAGCGCCTGCCTGAAATTCACTGTCATGTCTTGTTCCTCGATTCCTGATAATAGTCGCAGTGGGTTTTGAGTTCACACTCGGGACATTTGGGTTTCCGCGCCGTGCAAGTGAGACGCCCGTGCCAGATCATCCGGTGGCTGAGTCGGTTCCAGGACTCCTTGGGAAAAAGTTCCATGAGGTCGAATTCGATTTTGACTGCGTCTTTGTTCCCGGTGAGTCCCAGACGTTGGGCCACCCGCGATACGTGCGTATCCACAACGATTCCCGGGATTCCGTAAGTCTCTCCCAGGATCAGGTTGGCCGTCTTTCTCCCGATACCGGGAAGCTTTACCAGTTCTTCCTGACTCGGCGGCACCTCACCCCCGAAACGCTCCACCAGGGCCTCGGCGCATCCTTTCAAGCTCTTGGCTTTGTTCCGGAAAAATCCGGTGGGACGGACGGCTTCCTCCAATTCATCCGGAACGGCCCGAGCCATGTCCCTGACATCGGGATACTTCTTGAACAGGTCCGGCGTTACCTGATTCACCCGTTCATCGGTACACTGCGCCGACAGAATCGTCGCAACCAGCAGCTCCCACGGATTCCCGTAATTCAACGCGCAAGACGCGTCAGGCAGCATCCGATCCAGCTTTTTTTCGATCCATGATGCTTTCTGTTTGAGATCCATCCAAGGCTCCTGTCTTTGCATGCACCCGAGAATGGTTCGTTCGGAGCAGGCGTGGTTCGCTTGCACCTCGGACACTTTCCTGTTACTAATGCCCCGAACCTGATGTCCCATGTGGACTTGCCGGCGATCTTCGGGATCGCCGGATACATACGCAGAGCACCGAAGTTATGATATACGAATACTTCATTATTTTCATTACCGTATTGATCGTCTACACCACCTTCGAGCCCCCGGCGGTGGATCCGGTTCAAACCGGGATGCGCTGGGTGGCCTCTCTGCTGGTCTTCACGGTTTACGGAGTGCTGGTGGGCGTGGTGTTCAAACGTCTCGCCGGATTGGCCGCCGGGAACAGTGTCGCTTTGGGCCTGATACAGAAACGGTACCGGCGCTGCCTGACCTGGTTTTCCATTCTCGCGATGGCTTGCTTCACTTTTCACGTCTACGTTCTGAACGTCAAGGCGGATTTTCAAGCGCTACCGTGGAGCAGGTCGTTCCCGACATTGTCTTCCTTCCTTGCTCTCTGCGTATTCTTCGCTTATCTGATCGTGATGTGGTGGTCCGCCTATCCACTGGCGCGCAGGCTTTTCGGACTGGAGTGGACCCGCAGCAGCTTTGTGCTCGCCCGTCTCAGGCTTTACGGTTCCATATTGGCGCCGTGGTTCATCCTGTCATGTACGACGGATGTTATGGAGCTTACCGCCTTCAACCCCCTGGCAAGACTGGGCGCATTCACCCAGGAAATCGTCTTTTTTGGGACCTTCGTGGGATTGTTCGCCGTATTCGGCCCGGTGCTGATTCGTTATTTCTGGGGACTCGCCCCGCTTCCTCCCGGTCCCGTTCGAAACCACATTGAGGGCGAATGCATCAGAAATCACTTCCGCTACCGCGATATCATGCTATGGCCTTTGTTCGAACGGGAGTTGCTGACGGCGGGCGTCATGGGCATCATTTCCAGATTCAGATACATCATGATCAGTCCATCTCTGCTGAACCTATTGAATTCGGAAGAACTCACCGGTGTGTTGGCTCACGAGATCGGGCATATCAAGAGAAAACACATGCTTTATTATATGTTTCTTATCATGGGATATGTGGTGCTTGTGTATCCGTTGTTTACGATCTTTGCGCTATTGGCGCCTTATAGCGACACGCTGATCTCCCTGGTTACTTCTTCTTCGCCGTCCGAGACCACCCGATTGTCCCTTCTTCTCACGATACCGATGCTGGGCGGATTCGTGCTGTATTTTCGTTTTGTATTCGGGTACTTCATGCGAAACTTCGAACGACAGGCGGACCTGTTCAGTCTTCAACAGACCGGAAACGCTGAAGCCTTGACGCGTTCATTGGAAAAAATCGCGTATTTCAGCGGTACTCCTCCCGGCACGCCTTCATGGCATCATTTCAGTGTGCGGGAACGGATCGAAACGCTCAATCGGGCGACTTTCGAACCCCGTCTCATTCCTGCCCACGATTCCAAGATAAAACGATCCATATGGTTGTATGTGTCGGTTGTGCTAGTGGTGGGTGTGGGGGCGTACGTTCTGGAGCAATCCCCGGTACGGGCCGCGCTGGAACGCGTCAGCGTTGAAAAAGCGTTGACTCGCTATATCGAACACCATCCCGATGATGCGAACGCCCTATCCATGCTAGGCAGTCTCTACTTCGAACAAAAGCGTTTCGGAGACGCTGAACATTCATATCAGGCGGCCCTGGACATCAACCCCGTGGACCCGGAGACGTTGAACAACCTGGCATGGCTTTACGCCACTTCCGAAGATCCCGCTTTCAGCAAGCCGAAGGAGGCGCTCGATCTGGCTGAGAAGGCCGCACGTTTGAAGCCGGCTCCGCACATATTGGATACTCTGGCCGAAAGCTATTACCGGAATGGACGTTTCGACGAGGCTGTGTTGCAGGCGGAGGATATCCTACGCCTGCCTTTGGAGGATCGCAGCTACTTCGAAGAACAGCTGGCCAAATTCCGCCGGGCCCTCGAGGAAGCGAAAGAAAACGGTTCGAACACCCCAATGGAATGGCATCGGACTAGGAGCGGTGCAGGAATCCCTCGGCGAGCCGAATGTGCCGGGGGTTCGCCCCACCCCTGAGGGTGGCCGCTTCGAGGGCGCAGATCCGACGATTTTCCTAGCCGAAGCCTGCGCCAAACAGTAGACGAACCGAGTTCCACCTCGGCTGTTATCCGGGAAGGAGGATGCATGGGAAAACAGCACCGCATGGTCATCGAACTGGATGAAACGAACCAAATCGTTCGCCTGACAGCCGACGCCGAAATAGAAGCGTTCGTCCTCAAAAAGACTTCCTCGTCCATTCCCGGAGAATACATCGGACGGTACTCGAGCGAGGTAGGGCCGGAATATGTTCAAGAAGCCTTCGAACGAGTGGATCGCAGCCACAACAGCGCCGAGCGGATTTTGAGGGAGAAACTCCTTCCTGCGGATGTGGTCGAGGAAATGTGTCACGCTCCCTATCGGTTCGGCGACAAATAGCCTGCCGTTTACCGGAGGACCGCCTGCCCCACATCCGATTTCCCGGCCATCTTCAGTTTAAGTCACTTGAGTTAGGGGGGAGGGAAGTGATAGGATTGATAAAAGCAGCGTTCGATGACTAAGATTTCGCGGCACTAGGAAAATCAGAAGCGGTCATCCGTCGGAATTCGTTCGAATAGGAGCGGAGACGCGGAAGAACCGTATTCTCTCAGACGGATACCCCCGAACACCTGGAGCTTACGTGGCTGCTTCTCCCAGGCCATCATCAACAGCAATGGAGCCCGAGTCCAACATGGAGAACTCGCGGCGTTGGTTCAGCTCGAAAATCCAGCTGGCGCTTATCTTTCTATGTCTGATTCTCTTTGCCACCGGATCCTGCATATTTTATATAGAAGAACAAAATAATTTCCATTTGGTCACGACGGAATCCGCATACAGGTCCGCCCAATTGGACCGAGGTGAACTCCAATACTATGTATCAAAGTATGATATTAAATCTATCATAAATCTCCGAGGTGAATGCACCGGCGAGCAATGGTACGGAGAGGAAAAGGACGTCAGTCGGATGCTTGGTGTAAAGCATTACGATATTGATTTATCGGCCTACATTAAGCCGACGCCGGA
The Deltaproteobacteria bacterium genome window above contains:
- a CDS encoding tetratricopeptide repeat protein; this encodes MILRCVNIHRWAWVVPAAFLVLLSSITAARADETGEDLYRQARYAEAEKQFLKQDMDHPLDARFRYNRGCAAYGSEDYQAASAAFQSVLARSEDPDMKRRSIYNLGNAAFKSGQFDKAAAAYKSALALNPDDPDARHNLELALRRIREAQQQREQQNYSGQQDDSGQQDSQDTSEASKPEDSQQENQGGDTERKPDQQKDANSKESGEQEADSKSQKENKPSQKAETAENKSPSQQEEADRTDEAASERAQEKQKEPKAGVPMDANMAEALLDNVEENRKPYYLFQAQGAATRSGKDW
- a CDS encoding protein BatD translates to MAPGKKVIISFFSFVLFCSWIAVARAEIGVEIELDRTNASISDPVTLRVSVFGAQGASTPRIQGTEAFRMTRGGTSTRMEIVNGVMSAGVDYTYQLQPLKKGSYVIGPATVEAGGRTYSSNQVTLRVSEEPAQEASPSNPVFLKASLPKKDVYQEEAAVLTLKLFYNVQISNLSLDKLEAPGIEFAQIGKGAEYQSIISGRPFQVVEVRYLLSATKPGIYAIPPAIMQMSVYQERRRSGLFGDFFLGLTPSRPLTVSSNGLELTVRELPSEGRPADFSGLVGSFRFETSLDPTEVTAGDSATFTAVLSGTGNVRRIPELRLQEPEGVKTYADQPSLDIRPENDGYFGRKTMKWALVPKNAGTHTIPPISVSYFDPADGTYKRLSGNPLVLRAKPGNAAAQPEGWLSPAASEREAGSQKKEVELLGEDILPIHRSVAGLNPPGMNPILLWTVFLFPPLVFAGAVASRTLLRRNRSKAHVLLARKAAGGFIGHCNSEGCDAASLLNAWRRFLSERLTLPGGYFGPAECEALLIREGLDEKVAEHVRNLMEQLEHTVFSPGSREARSRLKQEWIHAVKKVDKGLK
- a CDS encoding tetratricopeptide repeat protein; the protein is MKRNALVMVVMMLLLVGAALVSAEPVHDREALFFRANEAYGAGRFQEAARAYEQLIGSGPAGGDVYYNLGNCYVKLHRLGMALLNYERARILIPRDADLAYNSSYAIKQTLDRITPERHSLDNAFFWTDSLTRPEAGMVFAVINILLWTLLLVRLWRRSEWSFYALLVCTAVWFVSGSALGWKWYGLAHDSKAVVIVDEAQVLAGPDSQDTLLFKLHDGAMAIRERREPGWELIRVSKDKRGWIRQDQLRAVRRTGESSEDGWKSLAGTER
- a CDS encoding SHOCT domain-containing protein — translated: MMPWNMGWFGSILMFALWIGLFAVVFFLVKKWIQTSQKGSPDLPHRPSAMDILKERYARGEIDKEEFEEKKRVLEDNR
- the nth gene encoding endonuclease III produces the protein MDLKQKASWIEKKLDRMLPDASCALNYGNPWELLVATILSAQCTDERVNQVTPDLFKKYPDVRDMARAVPDELEEAVRPTGFFRNKAKSLKGCAEALVERFGGEVPPSQEELVKLPGIGRKTANLILGETYGIPGIVVDTHVSRVAQRLGLTGNKDAVKIEFDLMELFPKESWNRLSHRMIWHGRLTCTARKPKCPECELKTHCDYYQESRNKT
- a CDS encoding M48 family metalloprotease, producing the protein MIYEYFIIFITVLIVYTTFEPPAVDPVQTGMRWVASLLVFTVYGVLVGVVFKRLAGLAAGNSVALGLIQKRYRRCLTWFSILAMACFTFHVYVLNVKADFQALPWSRSFPTLSSFLALCVFFAYLIVMWWSAYPLARRLFGLEWTRSSFVLARLRLYGSILAPWFILSCTTDVMELTAFNPLARLGAFTQEIVFFGTFVGLFAVFGPVLIRYFWGLAPLPPGPVRNHIEGECIRNHFRYRDIMLWPLFERELLTAGVMGIISRFRYIMISPSLLNLLNSEELTGVLAHEIGHIKRKHMLYYMFLIMGYVVLVYPLFTIFALLAPYSDTLISLVTSSSPSETTRLSLLLTIPMLGGFVLYFRFVFGYFMRNFERQADLFSLQQTGNAEALTRSLEKIAYFSGTPPGTPSWHHFSVRERIETLNRATFEPRLIPAHDSKIKRSIWLYVSVVLVVGVGAYVLEQSPVRAALERVSVEKALTRYIEHHPDDANALSMLGSLYFEQKRFGDAEHSYQAALDINPVDPETLNNLAWLYATSEDPAFSKPKEALDLAEKAARLKPAPHILDTLAESYYRNGRFDEAVLQAEDILRLPLEDRSYFEEQLAKFRRALEEAKENGSNTPMEWHRTRSGAGIPRRAECAGGSPHP
- a CDS encoding dual specificity protein phosphatase family protein, whose amino-acid sequence is MAASPRPSSTAMEPESNMENSRRWFSSKIQLALIFLCLILFATGSCIFYIEEQNNFHLVTTESAYRSAQLDRGELQYYVSKYDIKSIINLRGECTGEQWYGEEKDVSRMLGVKHYDIDLSAYIKPTPDQMDRLIAIFREAKPPVLIHCRGGADRSGFASAVWKVIIDKETKSTAQKQLSIVYGHLPFGAARVLDDFFEDWQPEPLS